The Malus sylvestris chromosome 8, drMalSylv7.2, whole genome shotgun sequence genomic interval TCCACACACTTCAAGAAGAGTGAGAAATAGGGATTTCCTAGACATACAGTACAATCAATATGCCAACAGATCACTTTTCTCCGTGTAAAACTATACTATATAAATACATCACACTACCCTAAACTATTCGCattaaaccaaaaccacattCCATGGAGCCCCAAAACCACCAAATCCCTCCAACCCAAAACCCTCCTCCTCCGCCCAGTTTCTCAGCCAAAGTTGCAGAACAAGTAAAATCGAACCTGGTTTTCAAGTCCAAATGGGCAGAGCTAAATGGCGCAATGGGTGACTTGGGCACATACATTCCAATTGTTGTGGCCTTGACTCTCTCAAGGGACTTGAACTTAGGCACAACCTTGATCTTCACCGGCGTCTACAACATTATCACCGGTGCAATTTACGGTGTCCCGATGCCAGTCCAGCCCATGAAGGCCATTGCCGCCACCGCTCTAGCCAACCCGGATTTCGACGTGCCGGAAATCATGGCTTCTGGGATTTTGACAGGTGGAATCATGGTTGTTTTGGGTGTCACAGGTTTGATGCAGTTGGTGTACAAGCTGATCCCTCTGTGCGTTGTGAGGGGGATTCAATTGGCACAGGGCTTGTCATTTGCGTTAACCGCAGTCAAATACATCAAAAAAGTCCAAAATCTCCCCAAATCTAAGGCTCTGGGAGAGAGGCACTGGTTAGGGTTAGATGGGTTGGTTTTGGCTATTGTTTGTCTAGGGTTTATAGTGCTTGGTAATGGTGCAGGTGAGGAAGGGCAGGGCGGTCATACCGTTCATGTGGATCCCCGTGGGGATGAGGAAGAGAGACCCAGCAGAAAGGCAAGgtggagaaaaaaaataacttcACTACCTTCAgcttttctgatttttttgcTGGGTGTGATTCTGGCTTTTGTTAGGAAGCCAAAGATTGTGCATGAAATTACGTTTGGACCCTCTTCCATGGAGGTGGTGAGGATTTCTAGGCATGCATGGAAAGAAGGGTTTGTAAAAGGTGCAATACCACAACTGCCCTTGTCAATACTGAACTCAGTGATTGC includes:
- the LOC126630952 gene encoding molybdate transporter 1, with the translated sequence MEPQNHQIPPTQNPPPPPSFSAKVAEQVKSNLVFKSKWAELNGAMGDLGTYIPIVVALTLSRDLNLGTTLIFTGVYNIITGAIYGVPMPVQPMKAIAATALANPDFDVPEIMASGILTGGIMVVLGVTGLMQLVYKLIPLCVVRGIQLAQGLSFALTAVKYIKKVQNLPKSKALGERHWLGLDGLVLAIVCLGFIVLGNGAGEEGQGGHTVHVDPRGDEEERPSRKARWRKKITSLPSAFLIFLLGVILAFVRKPKIVHEITFGPSSMEVVRISRHAWKEGFVKGAIPQLPLSILNSVIAVCKLSSDLFPERDFSATSVSVTVGLMNVVGPWFGAMPSCHGAGGLAGQYKFGGRSGACVALLGAAKLVLGLVLGTSLVTILNQFPVGVLGVLLLFAGIELAMCARDMNTKEESFVMLICTAVSLVGSSAALGFAVGMVVYLLLWLRKLGTDKPDSVMCMDA